The following proteins are encoded in a genomic region of Mycobacterium sp. 155:
- a CDS encoding DUF202 domain-containing protein produces the protein MTAVDPGLQAQRTSLSWTRTAFAVLGNGALLMLHDIQHHKAGFGLVAACVAVAVALLVYAVGLRRQRVLARHPLPNRITPTREVHVVTVGVLILIAVSVLSLPR, from the coding sequence GTGACCGCTGTCGATCCCGGTCTTCAGGCACAGCGGACCTCGCTGTCCTGGACGCGCACGGCGTTCGCGGTGCTGGGCAACGGGGCGTTGCTCATGCTCCATGACATTCAGCACCACAAAGCCGGATTCGGGTTGGTGGCCGCGTGTGTCGCGGTCGCGGTCGCGCTGCTGGTCTATGCGGTGGGGCTGCGCAGGCAACGCGTTCTGGCCCGCCATCCGCTGCCGAACCGGATCACCCCGACGCGTGAAGTCCATGTGGTGACCGTCGGTGTGCTGATTCTCATTGCGGTGTCGGTTCTTTCGTTGCCGCGCTAG